The DNA region TGTGCTGGCCGCGCTGGCCGCGGGCGCCGACGCCGAGACGACGTCCCCGAAAGGTCTTACCCCGCTGCTCCTCGCCGCCGGCCGAAGCAACAACCCGCTGGTGATCAAGCGCCTGATCGCTGCCGGCGCCGACCAGACGCAGACCACCCCCGACGGGCAGAACGTCGTCGCGTTGCTGGCCCGGAGGGCGGAGACGTCGGGCGACGGGGCGGGGCTGTTCGACGCCGAGGCCTTGGCGCGGCCCGACGCCGCGGCGGATCTCGAGTCGATCGTGGATCGCGCGATCGAGGCGTCCATCGATCAAGACCTCAAGGCAATCTCCGGGCTTGTCGAGGAGGAACGCGCCCGCCGGGCCGAGAACGCCGCGGACGAGCGGGAGATCCGTGAGATGGAAGCCCAGATCGCGGCAGCCGCCGGCGGGGGCTACGACGACTACCGCCAGTACAGCCTCGAGATGGGCGAACGCTACGAACGCTACGAGCAAGATAGCGATCTGCGGAGGCAGCTCAGCAGCCGGGCCTCTTCCGCGGCCTCGGGCCAGGCCCTCACGGTCAGCGTGGGGGCGATCCGCAAGGCGAAAGCGATTTATGCGGGTAGCCCGGAGCGGTACGAGGAGTTCCGCCAGAGGTTGAGGGCGACGATGGAGTACTTCAAGCCGCGTTAGTCGCGCGAACTCTCGGTGAAATCCGGTCTGCCGGCGGCGCCTTGGAGGGCGCCGCCGGAAATAGGCGGACCCGCACGGTCGGGAGCCCTGCTTGTTTCGCGCTTGCGGGGTTCTCGGACCGGCTCTTCGCTGTGGCCAACTAACAAACCAGCGCCAACGGTGGGAGGCGTGGCGAAACGTTCGACTGCTCCGGGTTGCTGTGCCTGCCGGGTCGCCGCGACGGCAGGACGTCGTCGGGACGGGAGCTCCTCCGCGTCGGCCCATCGTTCACCGGGGCCCCAGCATGGCACGTACGGTTGCTTGCGCTTCTGCCACTGCATCCTTTCGTGATTGGGGACGAGGCGGGTAGCGCTGCGGTGGGGGGGTGGCTGCCCGCGGCCGGCGCCTAACCCGCCCGCGAGCCAAGCCGATGCGAGGGGTCGACAGGCTGACGCGGGGAGGTTTCTGGCAATGCAGAGCGTCCCGAACGCGCGTCGAGCCTTCGGCGCCGGCCTCTACGATCTGCGAATCTCGATATTCCGGCCGACGTCGACACAGGTCCCTCCCCTGCCCCGGCGGGGCCGTCGTGTCCCGCTACGGCGTCGTCCGACCGCTCGAGATCTCGAGCCTCACACTGGGAGCAATTCGCCCGTCGCTACGCCGACGATGATCCTTCGCACCTCGTCCTTGGAGATCCCAAGCCGCGCGGCCATCGCGACGAGCACCGACTGCTCGCGCACCGAAAGCTTGCCGTCGGCCAACGCCACCGCAACCATCAGGATAAAACCGTCACGGCTGGCGGCATCTGCCGGGGCCGGGTCGCGTTGGGCCTCGGCGAAGAGTTTTTGCATGCGGGGCTTGGTGATCCCGTGCTTCTTGCCCCAACGCACCAGCAGGCGGTTCTCCCGCTTGCCGAGTCCGTCCCCGACGGCGAGCTTGATCAGGTTGGAGAACATCCGCTCGTCGCGCGCGGCGGGCAGCGGCACGGTTGGCGTGCCGCTGGCTTGGGCCAGCCGCTCGTGCTGGTAGTGATCGACGGCTTCTCGGGCGTGGGTCTGGGCCCGCCGGCTGCCGCGGATCAGCCACCAGGCCCCCGCCGCCACCAGCGCCAACGGCGGACCAAGCGCCCATGGGTGGTGGACCATCGCCGAGACCGCCACCACCAGCAAAGAGAGGGCTGCCCCCATCAAAACGCTTAATAGCAGCATCCCCCACCGAGCGATCTGGCCGAGGACCGGCACGTGGTACAGCAGGTTGGAAAACCGCTCCAGCAAGCCGTAGACGCCCAGCACCACCACGGCCGCGCCGCCCAGCCGTGCGAGCCAGGTCTCCTTGGCAGAACGCGACTTGAGGACGCCGAGCGCGTGCCGCCGATCCCCGTTGACAAGGTGGTGCAGCACGCCGTCGTTCTTCATCAGGTCGGCGGGCAGGTAACGTTCGTACAGCAGGGCGGACAGGCGCCCAGGGGACACATCGAACTGCTTGCCGCGCGCCCGCCGGCCGTCCATCTTTCCAAAGTAGGTCGCAACGGGCGCGTTGGGGACGCCCGTGTAGTCCAAACGTTCGTCCCCAAGCCTGGGATGAGCCAGGTTTCCGCGGACCAAGCACGCGCGCGCCTGCAGCAGGCCCGCCTGTCGGCCCGCCTGGGTAAGCGGGAGGTCGACCCCCGAAATCGGGACTTTGTCATCCACCAGTTGGACGGCGTCTGGATGGACTTCTAGGTCGCCTACCAGGTACTTGGTGGGGAAGAGGGCGCCGCCGCGCAGCGTCTGTTTGACGCCCTGGTTGCGAGCGTTGTCTGGGACCGACGGGCCCCAGCTCAGCTTCCAGTCTGAGTCGCCGCTCTTGTGCCAGGAGCAGACCGATGCGGCCCGGTCGACGCAGAGGTAGCTGGCGAACGGCTTAACGTAGCGCCCCTCGATCGGGACCTGGGTGTCGACCTCGCCGGTCAGTGAAAAGGTGTCCACCGCGGCGGCGTCCGCCGCCGATTGCACCACCGGCGCGTCGCGGGCCGCCCGGTAGAAATCGAACCGCCCCTCGTTCTCCCAGAGCGCCAGCACACCCGCGACGACAATCGCCGAACCGGTCGCGACCACTTCCCACCGACCGTTCGGTCTCTCTCTTGCCACCAGGAGGGTCTCCAAGGGGGACGATAAGAGGGTGCGCCTCTTACAATAGGCGATAGGATCGCAACGGCCGAACGCGACCTGTCCGGTCCCATCGGTTGGATCGGGCCCCAGCGCCCAACAACCATCGGCCGGGGCGTTGGCTAGTGGGATCGAAGACCAGCCGCATTGTAGACGCACCGGCCGCCGGCGCCATCAACACGGTCCGACCCCAGGTCGCAGCCCAGCCGCCGCCCGTCGTGCCGCCTGCCAGGCGAACGGGCTGCCTGCCGCTCGCGGTCAGAACCTCGCGAGTCGATGACGATCGTCTCGTGCAGGCGAACAGCGTCGCCAGGCTGATCGTCGCGCAGCGCGTCTTGGATTGCCGCGAGCCGTCCTGGACGCCGCCCGCTGCGCCGCCATCCAGATCACCACTTGGGAAACCTGTAGCGGCAGGCGTTCGCGGACCCGGCTGCACGTCGAGTGACCCGTCGTCGACTCGGTCTGCGTAACGCCAAAGAACTCTCGCAGGCTGAGTCTGTCGGCGCCCGGCCACGCGATGTCGCTCTGCGAACCGATCCGTTCGAAGCAACCGACCATCAGCATCCGAAAGATAGGACACCGGCGGGACCGATGGCGGCCCGGGGCGCCCGCCGGCTCATCCTACCGCTCGCAAATTTTCTGGACCTCGCGGTCGAAGCCCGCCTCAGCCAAGAGTCGGTTCGGCCGCTTGCAGAACGCGCGAACCTGGCTCTTGGCCGGCCGCTGGGCCCTCACCAGCAACACCTCCTGCCCGTCTCAAGCACGCCGTCCCGTCCCCATCGCCTCCCTCCTGCTTACCTCATGCTTCCGTCGGCGACGCAGCCTTGCGCTAAGGCGCTGGTGCGGGGAGTGGTGATCTTCTTCCGGCTTTTAGGCGAGTCGACTCCTTCGAGTGACGTAGGTTTGTAGTGGGGCGCCCCATTCAACGCGGGCCGGCGTTTCGCTTAGTTTTGTCCTGAACCGAAGGTGAGATAGGCCGCCGAGGCAGCGGGTTTCCCAGCTAGTTCACCGCGCCCGTCAATGCAGGTCGGGAGACACGTCGCTCAGGCAGGTGAGGCGCCATGGACCTTTGGAAGACCCAGCTCCGGCGGGCGGCGGCGCTGTTCGAAGCGTGCGACGGCCAGCAGCCGATCGCCATGCAATTGACCTGGCGGCCGCTCGGGTCCCCGCTCGGCGCCGCTCCGCAGCAACTAGACGCCCGCCTGTGTGAGAAGCCGCTGCACTTTCTCAGGCGGTTTGGCGCGGGGTGGGGTCCGCGACTCTCCCATCCGGCCGCCTGGCCTCCCGGTCTCGACAAGCCCGGGCTGCTGCGGGTGGACCTGTTCGCCCAGGAGCAGGGCGCCGCCGGGAAAGTGGCGCTGGTCACCGCGCTGGAGGCCTCGCTCAGATCCGCTCAGGCTCTCAGCGGAGCCCCCGGCGACCTGCTGCTGTGGCTGGGATACACCAACCTCCCGCAGGCGAAGCCGGAGGCGTGGCTCGCCGTGCTTTGGTCGCTTGCTTGGCGTCACGCCACGGGCCCCGGCCTCGCCGCAGACCGCTGCTTTTATCCCTCGGGCGATCAGGGCGACTGCTTCAGACTCCTTCCGGGGCAATCGCCCGAAGAGGTCCCTCCCTTGTCCGCCGCCATCACCCAAGACGCGTTGTGGCGTTCCTACCTGGGGCATCTCGCCCGGGCGAGCCTCCGAGCGATCGACGTGCTGCTGCAATGAGTGGCACAGCAGCGGTAGTCGCCCCTCCCGCCACGCTTCACGAGGGGCCTGTTAAATCCGCTCGTGCGGACCAACGCGATCGAGGCCGAGCGGCTGTCGGCCGACGCACGGGTGGTCGTTGGGCAGGGCCGCGGCCGGTACGGCAGCAGCGGTGAGGCGTTCCTCTGGGACGCGGCGACGTCGGCTGGCAGCCCTTCGCTAGCCCGCATCTCACGGGACGGAGTTCCCGTTCGGCAGCCGCGAAGGCCCTATACGCGATTCACTTGCCCTTGGTGGCCTTCGTCGCGATGAACGTGGGGATGTACTCGGAGATTGGCCAGTCCGACCAGCAGTCTTCAAACAACCCCGTGATGGCTAGACCCGCGTCGATCTGCCCACCGACCTGATCCGTCAGGGTATGGCCAAAACAGAACGGCTCATCGTCGTCACGAAACGCCTGCCGCTGCTCGGAAGAAAGACTGGTCAGATCAGAATAGGGGATTCTGTGACAGACTTTGAATTCGCCCTTTTCCAACAGTTGATCGTCGAACAGGTAGACAATCGGACTGACGATACCTGAAAGCAGGTTGGCTCCTGGCTTCATGACTCGCGCCGCTTCCTTCCACACCGGCAGTACGTTGGGAACAAAGCAGTTGGAGCACGGATGAACGATCAAGTCGAAAGACGCGTTTGCGAAAGCGGAAAGGTCAGCCATGTCGCCTAGAACCAACTTGATCGCCAAGCCTTCACGGTCGGCCACGAGTTGATCCTGCGCCAATTGAGCTGGCGAATTGTCGAGCACCGTGACATGGGCTCCAGCCGCCGCGAGGATGGGCGCTTGCTGTCCTCCGCTACCAGCAAGGCAAAGAACCTCGATAGAACTTGCGCGGAAATCGGGAAACCACGTGTTTGGGACAGATTTCTCCGGCGTGAGAACGATCCGCCAGTCATCCTTTCGGGCCCGCTCGATTTCCTCCGGTGAAACAGGAATCGTCCAGCGGTTTCTTTTCCGAACCTGGCTGTTCCAAGCCGCACGGTTGTAGGCGACGATGTCATCCGCTGGATCGAGGTTCTGGCTCATTGGTTTCAGCGTCCAAGTTGGATGGATCTGATGGGCGATTCTCAGAAGGAATAACGCTGCCAATTGCCCGGCGGCGACCAGCAATTGTCTATTCGTACCCGCCCGGACGCGCCGCTCGGGTGCACTTGATTGTTGGCCGTTATAACCGAGTCGGATCAGAGCGGAGCCCCGATGACGCCTTCGCCCGGGAAACTGCGTGGTTGAGCTCAGTTCTGAGACGCGACCCGGATATGTCCGCTGAGGTAAGTTCATCAGCGTGTCGCCTTGGAATCGATCGCTGCCAAGTGCTCGTGGTCCGTGCCGCAACATCCACCGATCAGGCAGAGTCCACGGAGTCGCCCCGTCGAATTTTGCGTCGAGCTCTACGGCGAGCATGCTCGGGTCGCCACGGCAGAGGACAGGATCGTCACCCAACTCGACCGGGCCGTGAATCTCGGTCGCGAAAAGCCCGTCGGCGACGCCCGCAACCCGGTGGCGGCCCAGGACGACTTGCTGGACTGGTCCGACGCCCCGCGGTGGCGTACGGCGATTGGGACCCACGAACCTCTTTCTGCGCTGCGGGTTCGGCTGGGGGTTTGAGCGGTTCTTACGCCTAGCGGGCCCGCTGCCCACCGGCGGCAGCCGAGCCGGGGCAGGCGCCGAGGCGGGGAGGCATCGCTAGAGTCGGCGAGGCGAAATCGTCCAGGCTCAAATTTGTTGTTAACAACAAACTTGCCCTCCTCCGGGGGCTAAAAAAAGGGCTCCCCTCAAGCGTGCCCCCCCCTCCCCCGCCGGCCGCGCGGACGCAGCAGCGTCCGAAGCGGCCCGCCGGGATTGGAACCGACCGGATCACCCGGCCCTGATCGTGGCGCCCTGCCCTCTGCCTGCCGACCGCTACCGCCGCCGCTGCACCCGTCGCCTCGGCGCCGGCCTCGACAAGGCCCGCTTCTGCTGCGCGAGCCTGCAACAGGCAAAGACTCCCCCTATCGCGAGCACGACGACCGTCGGCCAGAACGCGGTGGTGAGCAGCACGGACAGAACAACGCACGCCCAGAACACAACCGCCCGCGGGGGCGGCCGCGTCCAGAACTCGGGGCGCGAGGCCCCTTGGCTTTCGCTACCCGTCAAGGGTTGCCTCCTTGGCTAAAGGGTTGAAACAGTAAGCTCGCTCGCCAGCAGGCTGAGCGACAGGTCGGCGTCGACCGGCTGCCCTCGCAGCCAGCGGACCAGCTGCGAGAGCATCAAGCCCGCCGCAATGCTGGCGGCGTAGATCGTCGACCTCGCCGTGCAGGCGCCCGCCTGGGCCTCGCGCTGCGGAAATAGCGATTGGGAGTAGTGCGCGCGGCTGGCGCCGTCACACGCGGCAAGCACCCGCAGGGTCTCGCCCCGCATCCGCCCGTCGGCCCAGAAGCCGACCAGGCCGCCGCCCCCCCGCCAGATGGCCGCGCGGGCGTCGATGGAATCGACGCAGCAGAAGGCCGCGTCCCCCAGCCGGGTCGCCGGGCGCCAGCGGTCCTGCACGGCGTCGACGTTGACTTCTGGATCGATCGCCAGCACCGCGTCGCGGCAGGCATCCACCTTCCGGCGGCCGATGTCGCCGCGGGCGTACCCCTGGGTGGTCACGTTGCTCGCGTCGACCTTGTCAAAATCCACCAGCCGCAGCCGGCGCACGCCGAGCGACGCCAGCTGCACCGCGACCTGCCTGCCGACGGCGCCGACGCCGACCACGGAAACATCCAGTGCCGCCAGCCTTGCTTGCGGCACCAGCTGCGCCTGCCGCACGAAGCGGTCTTCCTCGGGTTCTGTAAACATCGGGCTCCTTGGGCTTGGTTAGTCTGGGGGGCAGCTCCAGAGCGCTTCCGCGGCCTCGGGGTCGATCCCGAACAGCCGCTCACCCAGCCCCTCCAGGTCATCCCAGTCGGGCTCGGGCTCGACGCAGGCGGCGTACTGGGCGAGCCACGCGGCGTGGTCGCTGCCAGAAAACGGCTCGTCCCACGCGACCCGCACGGGGAGCCGCTGGCTGGCGCCCGGGCCGGCGCTGACCCCCAGCCGGGCGTACCAGCTCCCGCCGCGGGCCAGGATCGCCATCACGGCCCAGTCGGCCGGCCCGAACACCCGGGCAAACGTCTCTTCGTCGGTGCCGCTGG from Pirellulimonas nuda includes:
- a CDS encoding ThiF family adenylyltransferase, with the protein product MFTEPEEDRFVRQAQLVPQARLAALDVSVVGVGAVGRQVAVQLASLGVRRLRLVDFDKVDASNVTTQGYARGDIGRRKVDACRDAVLAIDPEVNVDAVQDRWRPATRLGDAAFCCVDSIDARAAIWRGGGGLVGFWADGRMRGETLRVLAACDGASRAHYSQSLFPQREAQAGACTARSTIYAASIAAGLMLSQLVRWLRGQPVDADLSLSLLASELTVSTL
- a CDS encoding TMEM43 family protein — protein: MARERPNGRWEVVATGSAIVVAGVLALWENEGRFDFYRAARDAPVVQSAADAAAVDTFSLTGEVDTQVPIEGRYVKPFASYLCVDRAASVCSWHKSGDSDWKLSWGPSVPDNARNQGVKQTLRGGALFPTKYLVGDLEVHPDAVQLVDDKVPISGVDLPLTQAGRQAGLLQARACLVRGNLAHPRLGDERLDYTGVPNAPVATYFGKMDGRRARGKQFDVSPGRLSALLYERYLPADLMKNDGVLHHLVNGDRRHALGVLKSRSAKETWLARLGGAAVVVLGVYGLLERFSNLLYHVPVLGQIARWGMLLLSVLMGAALSLLVVAVSAMVHHPWALGPPLALVAAGAWWLIRGSRRAQTHAREAVDHYQHERLAQASGTPTVPLPAARDERMFSNLIKLAVGDGLGKRENRLLVRWGKKHGITKPRMQKLFAEAQRDPAPADAASRDGFILMVAVALADGKLSVREQSVLVAMAARLGISKDEVRRIIVGVATGELLPV
- a CDS encoding class I SAM-dependent methyltransferase; translation: MSQNLDPADDIVAYNRAAWNSQVRKRNRWTIPVSPEEIERARKDDWRIVLTPEKSVPNTWFPDFRASSIEVLCLAGSGGQQAPILAAAGAHVTVLDNSPAQLAQDQLVADREGLAIKLVLGDMADLSAFANASFDLIVHPCSNCFVPNVLPVWKEAARVMKPGANLLSGIVSPIVYLFDDQLLEKGEFKVCHRIPYSDLTSLSSEQRQAFRDDDEPFCFGHTLTDQVGGQIDAGLAITGLFEDCWSDWPISEYIPTFIATKATKGK